The following proteins are co-located in the Sporosarcina pasteurii genome:
- a CDS encoding cyclic 2,3-diphosphoglycerate synthase yields MNRKKVIIIGAAGRDFHNFNTYYRNNKEYEVVAFTAAQIPDIDGRKYPSELAGELYPEGIPIYSQDELPALIQKLAVDECVFAYSDVSYDEVMGVSAVVNAAGANFTLLGPKSTMLKSNKPVISVCAVRTGTGKSQTARKVIETLLEHDLKVVAVRHPMPYGDLNAQRVQRFATVEDLKEHNCTIEEMEEYEPHVARGNIIYAGVDYAEILEAAENDPDGCDVILWDGGNNDFSFYEPDLAITVLDPHRPGHELKYYPGEVCLRTTDVAIINKVDSASAEAVEIVENNIKFASPESTIIKAESTITVDAPESIVGKRVLIVEDGPTLTHGEMQIGAGSVAAERLGVKEIIDPRPFAAGSLVDTFNKFGHIGNVLPAMGYGEEQLKDLEETINNADCDAVIIGTPMDLSRVISINKPYTRVHYELDEVSSPNLKGVLESFIKEKMLVK; encoded by the coding sequence ATGAATCGTAAAAAAGTGATTATCATCGGCGCGGCAGGAAGAGATTTCCATAATTTTAATACATATTATCGTAATAACAAGGAATATGAGGTTGTTGCTTTTACGGCAGCTCAAATACCTGATATAGATGGGCGTAAATATCCGAGTGAATTAGCGGGGGAATTGTATCCAGAGGGGATTCCAATTTATTCACAAGATGAGTTGCCTGCATTAATTCAAAAACTAGCAGTAGACGAGTGTGTATTTGCTTATAGTGATGTTAGTTATGACGAGGTCATGGGTGTGAGTGCAGTTGTGAATGCTGCAGGAGCAAACTTCACATTGCTTGGACCAAAAAGTACGATGTTAAAAAGTAATAAACCAGTCATTTCTGTTTGTGCCGTGCGAACGGGGACGGGGAAGAGTCAAACGGCAAGAAAAGTTATCGAAACGCTACTTGAGCATGATTTAAAAGTTGTCGCCGTGAGACATCCGATGCCTTATGGAGATTTAAATGCGCAACGTGTTCAACGTTTTGCGACGGTTGAGGATTTGAAAGAACACAATTGTACGATTGAAGAAATGGAAGAGTATGAGCCGCATGTAGCGCGCGGAAATATTATTTACGCCGGTGTGGATTATGCGGAAATTTTAGAGGCAGCGGAAAATGATCCTGATGGATGTGATGTGATTTTATGGGACGGCGGCAACAATGATTTTTCATTCTACGAGCCTGACCTAGCCATCACTGTGTTGGATCCGCATCGCCCAGGTCATGAATTAAAATACTATCCAGGGGAAGTTTGTTTAAGAACGACAGATGTTGCGATAATTAATAAAGTAGACAGTGCATCCGCTGAAGCGGTGGAAATTGTAGAGAATAATATTAAATTTGCAAGTCCTGAGAGTACGATCATTAAAGCTGAGTCAACCATTACAGTGGATGCGCCAGAAAGTATTGTTGGCAAGCGTGTCTTAATTGTTGAAGACGGTCCGACGCTAACGCATGGTGAAATGCAAATCGGCGCGGGTTCAGTTGCTGCTGAACGTCTAGGTGTAAAGGAAATTATTGACCCACGTCCTTTTGCGGCAGGATCTTTAGTTGATACGTTTAATAAATTCGGCCATATTGGCAACGTCCTTCCAGCGATGGGGTACGGGGAAGAACAACTGAAAGATCTTGAAGAAACGATTAATAATGCCGACTGCGATGCCGTGATTATTGGTACGCCAATGGATTTATCTCGCGTCATTTCGATTAATAAACCTTATACACGTGTGCATTATGAATTGGATGAAGTGAGTAGTCCTAATTTGAAGGGCGTTTTAGAAAGCTTTATTAAAGAAAAGATGTTGGTGAAATAA
- a CDS encoding S8 family peptidase: protein MENYVHVIPHKVIVNVAEANEVPTGVDLIQAPKIWPTTKGKGITVAILDTGCDNHPELTERIIGGRNFTDDDGGNPDIFLDYNGHGTHVAGTIAAQENKQGVVGVAPEANLLIVKVLNKKGAGQYDWIIQGIHYAIEQKVDIISMSLGGPQDVPELHEAIKKAIAHHILVVCAAGNEGDGDENTDEYAYPGHYNEVICVGAINHERNPTDFTNSHNEIDLVAPGEEILSTHLNGKYATLSGTSMAAPHVSGALALIKNIVNDLFERELTEPELYAQLIKRTVPLGFSPKLEGSGLVYLTVLDHLQNIFEAEKKSLVLNPRVPL from the coding sequence TTGGAAAATTATGTTCACGTGATTCCTCATAAAGTGATTGTCAATGTAGCAGAGGCGAATGAAGTACCCACAGGTGTTGACCTGATACAGGCACCGAAAATTTGGCCGACAACTAAAGGAAAAGGGATTACCGTAGCCATTCTAGACACAGGTTGCGATAATCATCCAGAATTAACAGAACGAATTATCGGGGGGCGAAATTTTACCGATGACGATGGAGGCAATCCAGATATTTTCCTAGATTACAATGGGCACGGCACGCATGTCGCAGGCACAATCGCCGCCCAGGAGAATAAACAAGGGGTCGTCGGTGTCGCCCCCGAAGCAAACTTGCTCATTGTAAAGGTGTTAAATAAAAAAGGGGCCGGACAATATGATTGGATTATTCAAGGGATTCATTATGCAATCGAACAAAAAGTAGATATTATATCCATGTCTTTAGGCGGCCCCCAAGATGTTCCTGAACTACACGAAGCGATTAAAAAGGCAATTGCGCACCATATTCTAGTAGTATGCGCAGCTGGCAACGAAGGTGATGGCGATGAAAATACCGATGAATACGCCTATCCTGGCCATTACAATGAAGTCATTTGCGTAGGCGCAATTAATCACGAACGCAATCCGACTGACTTCACCAATTCGCATAATGAAATCGACTTAGTCGCGCCAGGCGAAGAGATTCTATCAACCCATTTAAACGGAAAATATGCAACATTAAGCGGTACTTCAATGGCCGCCCCCCATGTATCCGGTGCATTAGCGCTAATCAAAAATATAGTGAACGACCTTTTCGAACGCGAACTGACTGAACCTGAACTGTACGCACAACTGATTAAAAGAACCGTTCCTTTAGGCTTCTCACCAAAACTGGAAGGTAGCGGGCTCGTGTATTTAACGGTTCTTGACCATTTGCAAAATATATTTGAAGCGGAAAAGAAATCGCTCGTGTTAAACCCTCGCGTTCCGCTCTAA